The DNA segment TGTATGGTATTGGGTTCTGTAAGTGTGTATGCAGCTAATCCATTTTCCGATGTAGATGCTTCTAGTTGGGCGTATCAATCTGTTGAGCAATTAGCAAATGCAGGTATTATTAATGGATACCCAGATGGAACTTTCAAAGGGAACAATCCTATTACGCGATACGAAATGGCTCAAATGGTAGCTAAGGCGATGGCTAACCAAGATAAAGCCAATGCGGAACAACAAGCTATGATCAATCGCTTGGCCGACGAATTTGGAAATGAACTCAACACATTAGGTGTACGAGTAGCCAAATTAGAAAATCAAGTTGGTAATGTAAAGGTGACTGGTAACTACCGTTTGCGTTACCGCGGCAGCGAGTTGAAAAATGATACCTATGCGTATGGTAAACATTCCTCCTTTGATTATCGTGCTCGTGTGATCTTCAATGCTAAGGTTAACGATAAAACTGATGCAGTCGTACGTATTCAAGGTTCTAGCGAATTCGGCAATAGCAATGCTACACAAGGTAAGATTAATCTTGCCTATGTAGATCATCATTTTGGTAAAGACACAACTTTGCGTGTAGGTCGTCAACTCTATACACCAGGTCTAGGTCTTATGTATGATGATCTCGTTGATGGTGCTCGCCTCATGTACAAACATGGCAAGCTCGATGTATCTGCTAGTTATGGTTACTGGTTGGGTGGTGCTCCTACTTACCAAACTAGAGAAAATACAGTTACTGCAGCTATGGTTGAAGTTAAGGGTAAACTTAATAAACATGTTACTCTTGGTGGTATGTATGGCCACTTCCATGATGGTAAATTGTACCAAGGCCAAGATGTGGATGCGTTGACAGGTAAACAAGTTAAATCCTTCATTGACTCTCCATACAAAAATATTTGGGGCCTCAACACAAATATGAACTTTAACCGTTGGAATGTATTCGGCGAATGGCTTACAGCTCCAGGCGTTTCTGATTCCCATGCTTGGATGGCTAGCCTTGGCTATGGTAACTATGACATTAAGAAAGCTCATACCTATAGCGTACGCGGTCAATACTACTACCAAGAAGGAAACTCTCCAATCTTCAGTAGTGCCTTTGCTCCTGCCTATAGCTTCTACAATCAACACTATGTAGATAATAAAGGCGTAGCTCATGTACGTAATGGCTTTAAAGGTTTCGTAGCGAATGTAAACTATGTACCATTCCAAAACGTATCCATCGGTGCTTACTATGGCTTCGGCAATAAAGACATGGACGGTAATAAATTAGGTGATTACTGGCGTACAGATGTAAACTTCATGTTCTAATATATGTTGTTTGCCTAACACATAATCTAAATAAAGCTCGAGTTATATCTAGAAAAGATATGGCTCGGGCTTTTTGTTTTCAATAATCATTATAAATTTTTAAATACCTACTATTGACATAGGTATTTAAATAATATATTATAGACACACAATCATATTAAGTTAGTAGGAATAAGTGAGGGATATCACAGTAGCTTTCAAAATAAGAATTGTAAGGCCAATAGAGATAACCTCCATAAGGAGTATAGAATGAGTGAACACGTAGATGTAAGCAACATCAAGGATCCTAGTATCGCGGCAGCTCGAAAAGAGGTTGAGTTCCAACGTGCTATGAATCCTTGTCCCATCGATTTTTCTGAGTTTCAATCTAGTAACCCTCGTTCTCAAGGGGAACAAAAGGAGTATGAAGGTAAAGATGCTTCGAATTTTAACCGTCGTCAAAAATATTCTGATAGCGAAGAACCTCAATTCACAACACCTTTTGGCAGTGAACCAGGGCTTTTACCTGTAGAAAAAGACCGTTACCGTCTTGTATGGTCTAAACATTGTCCTTGGGCTCACCGCATTGCCATTGCCATCGATTTACTTGGTTTAGATAAAGTGATTTCTAAAGGTACAGTTGATCCATTGCGTCCAGCAGGCGTTATTGCGGACTGGTTCTTTACCCTTGATAAAGACGAAAAGGACCCAGTACTCGGCATTCACTCCTTAGGTGAAGCGTACCGGAAAGGTGACCCTAACTACGACGCACGTTCCACAGTGCCAGCTATCGTAGATGTTACAACTGGTGCAGTAGTAAACAACGACTACCATGCATTGACTACAGAATTAGCATTGGGCTTCAAAGATTTCATCTCCCCTGATGCTCCAGATATTTACCCAGAAGAATTGCGTGCCGATATTGATGCATTGAACGTTATCATCTACGCTGACTTCAACTTGGCTGTAAACCTAGCAGCTCTTGTAACAAACCAAAAAGATTACGAATACTATTATGACCGTATCTTTGCTCGCTTAGACTGGCTCGAAGAGCGCCTTAGCAAGCAACGTTACTTGATGGGTGATACTATTACAGATCCAGATATTCGTATCTTCCCAACATTGGCACGCTTTGACCTTGTGTTCTACCAAAAATACTTGGTTAACAAAAAACGCCTCGTAGACTATCCAAACCTTTGGAATTACGCGAAAGACTTGTACTCCAATCCAGCATTCGGTGGTACCACAGACTTCGACTCCATGCGTAAACGTTTCTACTATGTAGACCATACGCCATTTGAAGATCTACCACGCCTTGTTCCAAAAGGTCCAGACGACTCCATTTGGTTAGAACCAAATGACCGTGCTGAAAAATTTGGTAAATAATTAGATAAATAAATATATCATTGTTAAATACTTGATAGATTACCTATTCAATTATAAATAGCTCAAAGGAGGACCCATGGATTTAGTAACACAGACGATTGTGAACTATATAGAACAAACGGATGTGACGAACCGTGAGGACCTCCTGTCAGTGGCTCGCATTGCCTTTCTAGATTATCTGGCGTCCTTAGCTCCGGCTGAGACGGAACAGGCCGTTCAGAACTTGGCTCGGTTCATCGGCATTAATGGAGAAAATATATCTAAAGCTGATAAAGCGCTGTATTATGGTTTTGCCTCCCATTATCTTGATTTTGATGATGCGCAGGCAAATTTGGCGGGTCACTTTAGTACTGTTTTATATTCTGCTCTACTAGCAGTGCTGGCTCCCACAGATACGTGGCATGATTTCCTTCGTGCCTATATCATCGGGGCCGAGTTAGAGGGTATCATTGGTGCCCTCATCAATCCTGCCCATCGGACCCAAGGATGGCATTCTACGGGGACCGTTGGTGTTATTGGGGCGGCGGCCGCTATAGGCGCTTTGCGAGGCCTTCATGGTGAAAGCTTGGCTCAGCTCCTGTCTCTGGCTGCTACTCAATCGGCGGGCATGTTCTTTCAAAGTGGTACAGATGGTAAGCCGCTCCATGCGGGACTAGCAG comes from the Veillonella dispar genome and includes:
- a CDS encoding S-layer homology domain-containing protein, whose translation is MNKKLVASLVSCMVLGSVSVYAANPFSDVDASSWAYQSVEQLANAGIINGYPDGTFKGNNPITRYEMAQMVAKAMANQDKANAEQQAMINRLADEFGNELNTLGVRVAKLENQVGNVKVTGNYRLRYRGSELKNDTYAYGKHSSFDYRARVIFNAKVNDKTDAVVRIQGSSEFGNSNATQGKINLAYVDHHFGKDTTLRVGRQLYTPGLGLMYDDLVDGARLMYKHGKLDVSASYGYWLGGAPTYQTRENTVTAAMVEVKGKLNKHVTLGGMYGHFHDGKLYQGQDVDALTGKQVKSFIDSPYKNIWGLNTNMNFNRWNVFGEWLTAPGVSDSHAWMASLGYGNYDIKKAHTYSVRGQYYYQEGNSPIFSSAFAPAYSFYNQHYVDNKGVAHVRNGFKGFVANVNYVPFQNVSIGAYYGFGNKDMDGNKLGDYWRTDVNFMF
- a CDS encoding glutathione S-transferase C-terminal domain-containing protein → MSEHVDVSNIKDPSIAAARKEVEFQRAMNPCPIDFSEFQSSNPRSQGEQKEYEGKDASNFNRRQKYSDSEEPQFTTPFGSEPGLLPVEKDRYRLVWSKHCPWAHRIAIAIDLLGLDKVISKGTVDPLRPAGVIADWFFTLDKDEKDPVLGIHSLGEAYRKGDPNYDARSTVPAIVDVTTGAVVNNDYHALTTELALGFKDFISPDAPDIYPEELRADIDALNVIIYADFNLAVNLAALVTNQKDYEYYYDRIFARLDWLEERLSKQRYLMGDTITDPDIRIFPTLARFDLVFYQKYLVNKKRLVDYPNLWNYAKDLYSNPAFGGTTDFDSMRKRFYYVDHTPFEDLPRLVPKGPDDSIWLEPNDRAEKFGK